A window of Babylonia areolata isolate BAREFJ2019XMU chromosome 2, ASM4173473v1, whole genome shotgun sequence contains these coding sequences:
- the LOC143279557 gene encoding uncharacterized protein LOC143279557 — MTTPPVVSGGGEESTTTTTTPGLQLHLVDSDDEPLDEGVGGPRRPSTASLSRFRSCPQLSSADTHTQDSPESEEYGLGAELCVGSVHFTQGSPRIAPRRQKDGGDAPDRAQSPSSSDSDQNHDGIKPTGESSRARGKRSMDTAAAAVLPRAVGRSRLDHIGLGRTTSIDSPFNEAAVRFFEDSHHPRSEELGSERGSRPLSQFFEEPPELSLDGRLTVTEDGTSVLLGGGERTGSYHPDQDSIDKCARWLQSLKMTSGDRLKSRSHVQLPPI, encoded by the exons atGACGACGCCGCCCGTTGTGAGTGGCGGGGGAGAGgagtcgacgacgacgacgacgactcccGGCTTACAACTGCATCTGGTGGACAGTGATGACGAGCCTCTGGACGAAGGAGTTGGAGGGCCTCGACGACCGTCCACTGCGTCACTGTCAAG GTTTCGGTCCTGCCCTCAGCTGAGCTCGGCAGACACGCACACCCAGGACTCCCCAGAGAGTGAGGAATACGGCCTTGGCGCTGAACTGTGTGTCGGCAGCGTGCACTTTACGCAGGGCTCTCCACGGATAGCTCcacgacgccagaaagacggcggCGACGCTCCCGACCGCGCTCAGTCCCCCAGCTCTTCCGACAGTGACCAGAACCACGATGGTATCAAACCTACAGGTGAATCCTCACGTGCTCGAGGCAAAAGAAGCATGGACActgcagctgctgcagtcctTCCCAGGGCGGTGGGGAGGTCCAGGCTGGACCATATCGGGCTGGGCAGAACGACCTCCATAGACAGCCCTTTCAATGAAGCCGCGGTGCGCTTCTTCGAGGACTCTCATCACCCGCGTTCTGAAGAGCTGGGAAGCGAGAGAGGCAGCCGTCCCCTGTCGCAGTTCTTTGAGGAACCCCCAGAGCTGAGTCTCGACGGTCGGCTGACGGTGACAGAGGATGGAACCTCCGTTCTGCTGGGAGGAGGGGAGCGCACTGGCAGCTACCACCCGGACCAGGACAGCATCGACAAGTGTGCCCGCTGGCTGCAGAGCCTCAAGATGACCAGCGGGGACAGACTGAAGTCGCGTAGCCACGTTCAGCTGCCTCCCATTTGA